A single Bacillus sp. OxB-1 DNA region contains:
- a CDS encoding MBL fold metallo-hydrolase, producing the protein MQQKAPIKLDDRIYILDGFDLGLEERTGTYVIMEEDITLVDTGPSTSIPHVKKGLETLGISLDQIKYIIATHVHLDHSGGAGLLMTECPNAKAVVHPRGARHLADPSRLVAGARAVYGERFDELFDPVVPIPEDRILEMTEGDTLKIGEACTLEFWDTPGHANHHISIYDPVSNGIFIGDTAGIRYEPLIQDGVAFFPPSTSPNQFDPDKMQQAIDRFMAKNPDVIYFGHFGASTSPNETLHQVSEWLGVFMEEAKAAAAKREGHAALTERILTRVRTHLRELGVPDDHRAYKMIELDMDVSAMGIVNYLEKSAKRVEG; encoded by the coding sequence ATGCAGCAAAAAGCACCGATCAAGCTGGACGACCGGATCTACATATTGGATGGATTCGACCTCGGCTTGGAGGAACGCACGGGGACATACGTCATCATGGAGGAAGATATCACACTGGTCGATACAGGGCCGAGCACGTCGATTCCTCATGTTAAAAAGGGGTTAGAAACGCTGGGGATCTCGTTGGATCAGATCAAATATATCATCGCAACACACGTCCACTTGGACCATTCAGGCGGGGCAGGGCTGCTCATGACGGAATGCCCGAACGCCAAAGCCGTCGTTCATCCTAGAGGCGCACGCCATCTGGCGGACCCAAGCCGGTTGGTGGCAGGAGCCCGGGCCGTCTACGGAGAGCGGTTTGACGAACTATTCGATCCGGTTGTCCCGATCCCGGAAGACCGGATCTTGGAAATGACCGAAGGCGATACGCTGAAGATCGGGGAAGCTTGCACGCTGGAGTTCTGGGATACGCCAGGGCACGCCAACCACCATATCAGCATTTACGACCCGGTCAGCAACGGCATATTCATCGGCGACACAGCAGGCATCCGCTATGAACCGTTGATACAAGACGGAGTGGCATTCTTCCCGCCGTCCACATCGCCAAACCAGTTCGACCCGGACAAGATGCAGCAGGCCATCGACCGTTTCATGGCTAAAAATCCAGATGTCATCTACTTCGGTCATTTCGGGGCAAGCACATCGCCCAATGAAACATTGCACCAAGTGTCCGAGTGGCTCGGGGTATTCATGGAAGAGGCCAAGGCGGCAGCCGCCAAAAGAGAAGGACACGCTGCCTTGACAGAACGCATATTAACCCGGGTCCGCACCCACCTCCGGGAGCTCGGCGTTCCGGATGATCATCGGGCATATAAGATGATCGAACTCGACATGGATGTCAGCGCGATGGGAATTGTGAATTACTTGGAGAAGAGTGCGAAGAGGGTTGAGGGATAG
- a CDS encoding protoglobin domain-containing protein has protein sequence MNSLLSVFRKRKEGFLETGKPLVVTMQLEAGQMTKQAKLIGLSEEDLQVLRRMKPIIASHLPDMVDKFYRKLLEVPLLESIIFRHSSPERLIGKLIHI, from the coding sequence GTGAACAGTCTATTGAGCGTATTCCGTAAGAGGAAAGAAGGGTTTCTCGAAACGGGCAAGCCGCTTGTCGTGACGATGCAGTTGGAGGCAGGGCAGATGACGAAGCAGGCCAAGTTGATCGGATTGTCTGAAGAGGATTTGCAGGTCCTGAGGCGTATGAAGCCGATCATCGCCTCGCACTTGCCGGATATGGTGGACAAGTTCTATAGGAAGTTATTGGAGGTGCCTCTGTTGGAATCGATTATCTTCCGGCATAGTTCACCGGAACGGCTGATCGGGAAGCTTATACACATCTGA
- a CDS encoding methyl-accepting chemotaxis protein: MQALTKIFNFEQQLVLEEYHKSYLRGIADENAKVRTEVKERIGATSGDLVTISEETQASMEELIASSNEVAATVQQTKEQSTVTQELAREGYTQMESLHEKMMQIKKSASDMQRIMGQLDLSSKEIQNVITIVRTIADQTNLLSLNSGIEAARAGAYGKGFAVVAEEIRKLADETKQSIGQITDLIQRNGGYIGNALETLAEMQERIVEGSEDSEGTKTTFESIVAAMDANIRCITSAVSELQALVAGIGQMGRATEQIADSADALNETTHSF, encoded by the coding sequence ATGCAAGCACTTACGAAAATATTTAATTTCGAGCAGCAATTGGTGTTGGAAGAATATCATAAAAGCTACCTGCGAGGCATAGCGGACGAAAATGCGAAAGTGCGAACGGAAGTGAAGGAACGGATCGGGGCTACGAGTGGAGATCTTGTGACAATCAGCGAGGAGACACAAGCGTCGATGGAGGAGCTGATTGCCAGCAGCAATGAGGTGGCAGCGACAGTGCAGCAGACGAAAGAACAATCGACAGTCACGCAAGAGTTGGCACGTGAAGGCTATACGCAAATGGAATCGCTGCATGAGAAGATGATGCAGATAAAAAAGAGTGCGAGTGACATGCAGCGAATCATGGGGCAGTTGGATTTATCGTCGAAGGAAATCCAAAATGTGATTACGATTGTACGGACGATTGCGGACCAGACCAATTTGCTGTCATTGAACTCGGGCATCGAAGCGGCAAGAGCGGGAGCATACGGGAAAGGCTTTGCGGTCGTCGCGGAGGAAATCAGAAAGTTGGCGGATGAGACGAAACAGTCGATCGGGCAGATTACGGATTTGATTCAACGTAATGGAGGGTATATCGGCAACGCTTTGGAAACACTTGCGGAAATGCAGGAGCGGATAGTGGAAGGAAGCGAAGACTCGGAGGGAACGAAGACGACATTCGAGAGCATTGTAGCCGCCATGGATGCGAATATCCGCTGCATCACTTCGGCGGTGAGCGAATTGCAGGCGTTGGTGGCAGGCATCGGGCAAATGGGGCGGGCGACAGAGCAGATTGCCGACTCGGCAGATGCGTTGAATGAAACGACACATAGTTTTTAA
- the flaG gene encoding flagellar protein FlaG gives MVSRIGGSPVTPQAGVVADSVASTKDVEMVSEMQAIRDNQQAVEQQVLPLEKAKQLTESMNNFLESTNTQLRFEFHDQLHEYYVTIVNSKTDEVVREIPSKKLMDMHAAMREFLGLLIDRKI, from the coding sequence ATGGTCAGTCGGATTGGGGGAAGTCCTGTCACACCACAGGCAGGCGTAGTAGCTGACAGTGTGGCGTCCACCAAGGATGTGGAGATGGTCAGCGAAATGCAAGCTATACGAGACAATCAGCAAGCGGTGGAACAACAGGTATTGCCGCTGGAAAAAGCGAAGCAGCTAACCGAGAGCATGAACAATTTTCTGGAAAGCACAAATACCCAACTACGATTTGAATTCCATGATCAGCTGCATGAATACTACGTGACAATCGTCAATTCGAAAACAGACGAAGTCGTCCGTGAAATTCCATCGAAGAAACTGATGGACATGCACGCGGCCATGCGCGAATTCCTCGGAC